In Primulina huaijiensis isolate GDHJ02 chromosome 4, ASM1229523v2, whole genome shotgun sequence, the DNA window gtatgatggatgAACTGACGTTCTTTCTCAGTCTGCAAGTGAAgaaactggaaactggtatctaTATCATTCAGACCAAATATAAAAAAgaactgctcaagaaatttagcatggaaacatgttcaacTGCATcaactcccatgagttcatcgtTTAAGCTAGAAAAAGAtgaagggagaatatcagttgagatgaCACTCTAAAGAGATTTAATAGGTTTATTATTTTACCTAACTGCTAACCGTcctgatattatgtttgttgtatgtttatgtgctagatttcaagctgaCCCTAAACAATCATATTTCTTAGCTGCCAAAcgcatattgaaatatcttaaaggcacacaaaatgttggcttatggtatgctaaagattttttttcaatttagttggatattcagatgcaatTCATGCAGAATGTAAGCTAGATCGCAAAAGTATAAGTGGGTCATGTTAGTTTCTAGGAGATGGTttagcaagaagcaaacatccatatgacttccacaactgaagctaAATAACTAGCTGCTGGAATTTGTtttgctcaactgctctggattcaacAACAAATAAAAACTATGTAGTTATTGTTGaagaatcaccaatcttttgTGATAACACCAGCTCAATTGTGATTACATACAATCTAGTTCTTCATTCCAGGATCAAGCATATTGATGTCAGACATAACTTCATCAGAAATCATGCTCTAAAGAAGAACATCCGGCTGGAATACGTATCAACTGAACAGCAAGTATCAGACATTCCAATATGTTTTGAATTCAAACCAGCAACATTTTGTAGTTAAAGGccagattttaattttaataaaatagggAAAATTGCTCTTTTCATCTTTTACGTTtgactttttcatttttttttaaattttagttctTTACATTGTAATTTTACTCATTTTTCTGTTAAAGTGTTTACATAACACTTGATGTATCATCGTCGTGCTAGTGCCACGTCAACATCGTGACGGCCGACTCATGGGCATTGGGATTGACATTGAGCACCTGAACTCTAATTTTATCAGCCTGCCAAGAAAGATGGAAGATTTGGAAACATCCGAGTGGCTCTATTTCTTAGTTCTTTAATTATCATTGCTCGCATCACAACCACTTAATTTCCCATTAATCAATTAACTAATCTTTCATTATGTTTATTCAATTCTTAATGATTAAGGAGAGTAAGGAAGTTTCCTTTTGGCACGTGATcaagtatatataaaaaaatgttcaagTAAAAAATCTTCAGAATATCAAATTGTTTGgcctaaaaaatataataattaattttagatGCCCATTTCTTGATTATTTAGATTGTCATTTCTAAATTTGTAATCAGGTTTCTTTCACTTTTCCTAGATTAGATTCCGACACTTCACATGTTACCGAGAAAATTATAGCAGACGGTCGAATCGGGCTAAGTCTAGGGGTGGTATatcgtaccgtaccgaaaatccTATATTGTATACCGTAACTAAAATTAgagtataaaaaaattcatactgATATCGTACCGACAatacatataactagcataccgattatatcaaaattatatggTATACTGAGATTTCAATACGGTATCAGTATATACCGTTTTGTACCAAAAAaacttacattttaaaatttttataaattaattgttttaaaatattatatattttaaaatttttgtatattttttcggtatttcggtatacaccgaaattttcaaattgcataccgttaCCATATTGTACCGattcgatataccgaaaattcgataaattcgacattttttcggtatggtaatctcggtataccgaaaattcggtattttttcccacccTTAGATTGAACTggattaaaagttaaatttctGCAAgttttttcacatttttggTATGTACCAATACCTAATATGCAAACAAAAATATATCACCCTATTACTTAATCTAAACCACCCCCTAATTTGCCACTCATCTTTTATGCCTAAAATGGTTCCCAACCCATTAAGTTTCATGCAATGAGACAAAAAATTACCTAATGAAACATCGTTGATAGGATAGGATTGGAAATTTTTTTGATCTTACAATACAAAATCATGTAAAATTTGCTAACCAAACGATCCATGAAAAACGATTGCATggcaaaaaagaagaagaaagaattaAAGAATTCTAGTTCACCAATAATTCTTCCTACATAAACGCCAAAAGGCCTTGTTCATGTCTCATTTCCTCAATTGCATGCAGCAAGAATGGCGGCAAGAGGAAGGATGATCGCGGCAACATTCGTTTTCTGCTCATTAATCCTCCCTCTGCTTTCCTCTGCTTCGAAAACGACGACACCATATCCTAATGTCGTCAACTCTCCATCAGACGATCTCAAACAAAATGACGAACCCCAGATGCGGTTACTTTTGGATAATGAGTCTTCGGATGAGAATGCTAATGAAAATGAAGCTAATGGAGACAAATTTGAAGTCAAGCTGGTGGAAAATGCGCCACAGGGTTTGATCGAAGGGTTCTATCAGAAACATTGCCCACGAGCGGAGCAGATCGTCACTAAGTTGTTGATGAAAGCTCTGCAAAGAGATTATACCCTTGGTCCATCCATTGTTCGACTCTTCACGCATGATTGTTTAGTCAAGGTAAATTATTTATTACATCATGGTTCGAGACGAATATTTCAATAGCCAAAATAACAAATGTAGTCCTGATTTTGATCTTGATCTTGATCTTCAATCGCAATGCAACAACGCAGACGTGACACCATACACGTTAACAATATCTGACAGTAACGAATACTCAACAACCTGATAATAAAAGACCGAACCTACTAAATATATAAGAGaacaacttttatatatatgatttgtgGATATGGGCAACAAGTACCTATAAATAAACAGtcaaattaattgatttttgaaattatgatttatCTAATATGATATCATGTGAAGAAGTAAATTTTAATTAGAGTTTTGatcttattttaaatgaattttacaataattttttagtTTAATGACAATGATCGAAGTCcacattttcttgattgtatgtGTTTTTTTGGAAAGATTGCATGCAAATTTCTtggtttaattttataataacatGCATGCAGGGGTGTGATGCTTCAATCCTGCTAGAGAACACGCCCGAAGGCCAGTTTAAAGTGGAGAAGAATTCAGCCATCAACAAGCCGTTCATCAGAGGCTACGAAGTAATCTACGAAATGAAGGCGAAACTCGAGGCCGAATGCCCAGGCATCGTGTCCTGCGCCGATATACTAGCATTTGCCAACCGAGACGCCCTCGTCCATGCCGGCGTCCCCACCTACAAAGTCGCCGCAGGCCGCCGAGATGGCCTATCTTCCCTCGCCACGAACGTCATGAATAACGTACCGCTCCTCAATACTCCCGCTCAAGGAATTATAGAAATTTTCGATAGGAAAGGGCTGACTCTAGAAGACATGATCGTTCTAGACGGTGCACACTCCATAGGCAGGGCACACTGCGTCAATGTTATACCGAGGATTTCCGACGAGAGCAAGTGCCGAGAAATGGACCCGAGCTACGTCGATCATCTGCGATCAATGTGCGCAAACATCAACAACACGGTGCCATTGGATCCGGTCACGCCGAACAAGATGGATGCGCGGATATATGACGAGTTTTTGAGCAACAGAGCGGTGCTTCCACCGGACGATACGCTGGCGAAAGACTCGAACTCGAATGCCATTATGAAAAAATTGGCGGGTGATCAGGAGGGTTGGCTTGCAAAATTTGTCACGGCTGTTATTAAAATGGGAGAGATTGAAGTGCTGACAGGGGATAAGGGAGAGATCAGGAAAGATTGCAGGGCTGTCAATTGAGGAGGATCGAGCTTTGATTTGGATATATAATTCCTAACTTGATTGTGTTCTTGAAATGATCATTGGAACATGATATACATAACTATTAATGGAAATATGAGTTTGATTAGGATGAAGTTTATAtgttcacaaaaactcttgtgggAACGNATATATATAACAACTATTATATTGGTGAACATCATAAAAAACGAACCAAAATATTAGGAAAATGGAAAATCCAAAATGAATGTTTTTGCAAGTTGAATGGATGGAAAATAATTGGGGTCCAAGTaggataattttaaaaaaaatccctaATTTTAATGACATGTAGGGAAAGTATGCCAAATAATCAATTTTCTAAAAAtcgcaaaaaattaaaatttagcgGACTAAAATTCATCTTTGATAATTTAGTGGACTAAAATCGTAATTGAGTGAATATATAGGGccgaaaaaataattttctctttttcttttcattttgaaatattgaatgtCGTTCtagtataatttattttctttatttttactttcATGAATTTTAATACGTGTAACATCGTCCGTATTTACACAATATTAGATATGTAGAAGATAATTAGTGTCTAAACAATATTCTTTGTATTTAGTgatttcgaaaaaaaaatcaaataaaaaaatctaaattactgaatgaaaatcaaactttaTCCGAGTTATATATCGAAATCTAATTTTCTTGACCCAACTTTTTAAACAACCGAGGCAAAATATATACCTATCGGAAACTATATAATtcagttttaaataatttgtttgCCACACATTTTTTGTGCCTAAAATGGCTCACAACCTCTCCAACCATTAGTTATTTCATTAGTTCATACAACGACTACAAAATTACACGACAAGCAAACACCGTTGAAGGGATTTGAGATTTTTGGATCTTGCAACATAAAATCATGTCGGATTCGATAACCTATGGATCCACGAAAAATGATCAggtctaaaatattttaaaaaatttacattcaTTAATAATTCTTCCTATATAAACCTCATCTCAAATGTCAAAAGGAAATGTTCATGTCTCGTGATTCTGAATTGCATGGCAGCAAGAATGTCAGCAAGAGGAAGGATTATCGTAGCTGCAACGTTCATTTCTTGCGCATTAGTCCTCCCTCTGCTGGCCTCTGCATTCGAACCAAGCGAATCGGGACTACGGTTCCCGTTACTTGATTTCATCAACTcaccattaaaaaatattgaaggtGTTCAAACCGAAGATCCACCTAAGGACGACGAGGATGGTTCCCAGAGTTCCGAGGTACCCGAAAACCAGATGTCCTATGAAAGTCCATCGAAAGGCGAAGAGGAAGAGTCGGGACAGAAGGCGAAGATCGAGCAGACAGAGGAAGGAAATGGGGTTGTAGGCCAACCAGAAGCCAAATCTGTTGAAAATGAAGGTCATGTACGTCGAGGTGAAGCCAAACCAGTGGAGGGTAATAGCGAAACAGCGCCCATCGGAAAAGCGAAGGAGGGTTTGATAGAAGGGTTCTATGAGAAAGATTGCCCACAAGCGGAGCAGATTGTGAACGAGATGTTGATGAAGAATCTGAAGAAAGATGTAACTCTTGCTCCAGCCATTGTTCGTCTCTTCTCGCATGATTGTTTAGTCAAGGTAATTTATTACATCCTTAGAaactaaatatttcaaattttcaaaactcgTCGTGATATTTTTGTCCATTTTACGTTGGCACAAATGGAAAATGACTaatagaaattattttaatttaaaactcGATGTTATAGAAAGAtttcctttaaaaaaatttagttcaTGGACATCTCAATTTCTTGATTGTACCTATGTCTGAATGACTGCATGCAAATTTCTTGGTGTAATTTTATTACATACTTGCAGGGGTGTGATGCTTCAATCCTGCTAGACGAGACACCCTCAGGCGAGGATGTGGAGAAGAAAGCAACCCAAAATGGCCAGTTCGTCCGCGGCTTTGACATGATCGACGAAATGAAAGAACGCCTCGAAGCCGAATGCCCAGGAATCGTCTCCTGCGCTGACATAATCGCATTCGCCAACCGAGACTCTCTAGTCTACACCGGCCTCCCCACCTACAAAGTAGCAGCAGGCCGCCGAGACGGCCTATCTTCCCTCGCCGTAAACGCCAAAAACAACTTGCCAGTCCCGGACACTCCCATCCAAGAAATGATCGATATGTTCAAGAGAAAAGGGCTGACCTTAGAAGACTTGGTCGTGCTAGTCGGTGCACATTCCATCGGGACCGCACACTGCGGTGTCGTCAGAGGCAGACTGTTCGACAGGAACAAGAGTAAGGAAATGGACCCGAACTACGCCGAGCAGATGCGGTTCATGTGCGAGAGGGATGACAACACGCTGCCTTTCGATTCGGTCACGCATAACAAAATGGATTCGCAGATATACAACCAGTTCTTGGGCAAGAGAGCGTTGCTCGAATCGGATAATGCGCTGGCCAAAGACCCGCATGGGAACGATATCATGAAGAAAATGGCAAGCGATCAGGCGGCCTGGTTTCAGAAATTCATCAGGGCTACCGTTAAAATGGGAGAGATCGAAGTGCTGACAGGGAATCAGGGAGAAATCAGGAAACAGTGTAGGGTTGTCAATTGAGAATTGGATCGATTAAACTTTGATTTTGGATATGAGTAATTCTTGATCTGATCGTTTGAACGTGATATACTTACATCATTATTAATGGAAAATGAGTGGATTAATTAAGGTTAACTTTATATGTTTTTCAATTTCTTGGCTGTTTCCAATCAAAGAAGATTATTATTTTGGTATATAAAAATGGGTtatgattaaatactaaaaaACAATATTGTACACGTGTCATTGATTTGGCCTTGCACGTGTAATCAAAATATGCGTGGACTATGACTGCGGTCTTATTTTTCGTTGTGCAATGAAATAACTCTCACGATAGTAATGGCAATGGGACTGGGCGAGTTTGCCATCTCCATACATGTCTCCGAATTCTATCTTCACCTTTACACATGTCTCGATCCTCGTTTTTTCGGGTTCGGAGATTAAACTGCGGGGATCAACTTTTCATCCCCACCCCCATttccgtttcaaaaatattagtgGAGCAAGACGAATGTGAGTTCGATaattttctcaaaccaaaaatatattattattagtgataatattattattaatatttaaaaaaataataatattattatattattaatactaataatattattattttattattaatactaataataatattattttattattaatattacttTCGAGACGGCTTCAGGGATGAGGATACTAATCTCATACTCGCCTCTAACTACTTCGGGAATTTTAAATCTTCAagcccgaacccgaaaaaatcaGAGATCCCTGTCCCCGTCCCCGTTTTGGGTTTTCCTCGCGGGGCCTCAAACATGTGGGGAAAGTTGTCATCCCTACATCAGAATAATGTAGTAACCCGAAAACCACACTAATCAGGGAAACCATCATGTACATTCGCTCGAGAATGTGTTGATATAAGAAATCGAATTCAAGACTATTGATCAAACACTTACATAAGCTTTTTACAAAAGTTTTGATAATTCTTCCTAATTCTTCTCGTACATTCGATtgtcaattatttttatgatatgtgataaatttaaataaaatgcaaaatatgtaaacaattgATCAGATTTAAAAGGataaaaatgaaacaaataGAAACTATAGGGGTAATTTTAATTTGTTCATGGGTGAAAAGTTTGGGGCATTTTGGATTTTGGTGTTTTTATAAACCTTGGCAAGACAACAATTGCCTTGGAAATTGGAATAATCGGAAATCGTAACTGATACCTCTGGGGAGGTCCAGGTCATGGGTATTAGGTAATGCCGGGTCATGGATCAGGTTATGATAAGTTTTTGACCAATCCGACAAATAGTCGGACAAATGAATATCCGAGATATAAGCTCTGGCTTCTAGACGAGTTCTCGGTTGATGGCTTTATGCTCGGGTTACCTCCGTAATAGATCACTCGAGTGTACAAGTATGAGATATCTTACCTTGATAATCATTACTGACAAAATCGCATGGATTTGACAAGGCGAAAGGGACAGTTTGGCATATCAGAAAAACATGGTATAACCAACCATCTTACCATAATTATTAAGTGGACACCGAAAATAAGGTCATCATTTACTTTCtttctataaatatcatgtttgtTTAAACATTAAGGTATTcattcacatatatatatatcccacGTCATTTATTATCTAGAAGAGACACCATTGATAGAACATTTCTCTTTGCTACATGGCTTTTTCCTCATTTACCTGCTGACTATAGCATcagagtggccacgccggacatcTTCCGACGCCCATTCGCGTGGTGAAATTGCCCATGCATCTTGCATCCATTTTTACCCCGTCACATCATTGACGTCGTCTGTGGGAAGAAGAGTTTAAGGCGTAGATATGTATTCCACCAGAAgaacaaaccaagaaaactctcGGGTTCCTACAGGCCACCCACCTTTCTCTGGCCAAGGTGGCCCTCCACTCACGGGTCCTCAGCCTACTATTACCTTGTCACCCAAAGAATTGGCTTGGATTATGTCTGACGCTGTTGAGAAGGCCATGGCAAAGAAGGCCCCTTACAATCATTCTACCCAGCCCGAACGTGAGCAGGAGCGGGAGCGGGAGCAGGAGCGAGTGGAGCAGAGAAGAAGATGGAGGAGCGGAGGAAAGTCAATCTAGTGCTGGTTCTAAATCCCCCGCTGTAGCAGAAGAACTGGAAGAGTTAAGAAGGAAAGTGAAGGTCTTGGAAGGGCAAGTTGGGGCTCGGGGCAGCACTCGGGTGATGGCTAAGGGATGCCTTTTTTTTGACGTCGTCATCCGAGAGCCTCTGTAAGGGAATTTCAAATCTGCAAAGATAAAAGACTCTGACAGGAGTTCTGACCCAGAAGAACACCTCGCCCGGTTCGAGAGTATTGCTATGTTGCAATGTTATGAGGATATGATCAAATGCAAGATGTTCTTGACAACTCTGGTTGACTCGGCCCAGAGATGGTTTGAAGGACTCTCCCCTCAGAGTATTCAGTCTTTCGAGGATTTTCAGAAATTATTCTTACATCATTTTAGTAGCAACAAGAAGTACAAGAGAACCACTTTCAGCCTGTTCAAGGTAAACCAGAGCCCTGAAGAAACTTTAAGGGCATACATCAAAAGATTCAATAGAGTCGCTCTAGATTTCCCCTCCTGCGCCCTTGAAACAAAAACCATTGTATTCACATAGGGACTACAGGAGGGGGAGTTTTTTCGCTCATTAACCAAGAAACTGTCTGGGGACTTTGAGGATCTTCTGTCCCGAGCAGAAAGTATATTAACATGAAAGAAGCTCAGAAGCAGAAGCGAGATGCTTTGAAAAGAGAGAGAGGTGACCGGGTGGTCAGACTCGAGGAGAGAGCTCATAAGAGGGTGAATGTGGGACATTTTTCCCATCATCTGCCTTTGAAGATTGCCCGAGATAGGGATGTCCAGGAGTGTAGCTCGGATAAGTCGCGGGATCCGAACCCAATTCACAATTTGCTAGGTCCGAGAAGAAGAGATTATGTACCCTCCACAAGGCATGTTCTCATGACACAAGTAAGTGTCGAATGTTGAAAAAGGAATACAGTCGCCCCTCCGAACCAGAGTACAAACCATCAAAAAGAAGAACGAGGTTTCCACCCTGGTCAACTCAACGTCTAGAGCCTAGCTCACTCGTTGGTTCACGAGGTGCCTCAAGTGGAAGAAGAAACCAGGACAGAAGAAGGCCTCATTTCCTGCCTTAGgtgtaataaaattatttccgATGGTTCAACGGATGGTGATTCTAATCAGGCCCCGAAGGCACGAGGCAGGAAAGATTGTTTGGAAGTAGAAGGAGAAAGGAGGAGTGAGCTGATCATTAGCTTTGGCCTAGATGATCTCCGAGGAGTCAGCCTTCCCCATAATGACGCTCTGGTGATCTAGGCCCGCGCGTTGCTAACTACGACGTAATGAGAGTTTTTGTAGATTCGAGCAACTCCGTTAACGTCATATTCAAGGAAGCCATGATGTAGATGGATTTGCAGGGGCACCCGTTGGAGTCAATAGAAACAGTCTTTTTTGGTTTCGCTGGTCATGCTGTGTACCCGGAAGGAGAAATAATTTTGCCATTAACCTTGGGCACCCGGGAACTACGAAAAACTGTTATGAGTACTTTCACAGTTGTGGATGCCCCGTCATCATGCAATATTATCTTGGGTCAGCGGTATGAATGAATTGAAAGTCGTAACCTCCACCTATTATCAAAAGATCAAATTCCCAGTCCGAAATCAGGTTCGAGAAGTAAGGGGAGA includes these proteins:
- the LOC140974747 gene encoding peroxidase 5-like — translated: MAARGRMIAATFVFCSLILPLLSSASKTTTPYPNVVNSPSDDLKQNDEPQMRLLLDNESSDENANENEANGDKFEVKLVENAPQGLIEGFYQKHCPRAEQIVTKLLMKALQRDYTLGPSIVRLFTHDCLVKGCDASILLENTPEGQFKVEKNSAINKPFIRGYEVIYEMKAKLEAECPGIVSCADILAFANRDALVHAGVPTYKVAAGRRDGLSSLATNVMNNVPLLNTPAQGIIEIFDRKGLTLEDMIVLDGAHSIGRAHCVNVIPRISDESKCREMDPSYVDHLRSMCANINNTVPLDPVTPNKMDARIYDEFLSNRAVLPPDDTLAKDSNSNAIMKKLAGDQEGWLAKFVTAVIKMGEIEVLTGDKGEIRKDCRAVN
- the LOC140974748 gene encoding peroxidase 44-like, with the translated sequence MAARMSARGRIIVAATFISCALVLPLLASAFEPSESGLRFPLLDFINSPLKNIEGVQTEDPPKDDEDGSQSSEVPENQMSYESPSKGEEEESGQKAKIEQTEEGNGVVGQPEAKSVENEGHVRRGEAKPVEGNSETAPIGKAKEGLIEGFYEKDCPQAEQIVNEMLMKNLKKDVTLAPAIVRLFSHDCLVKGCDASILLDETPSGEDVEKKATQNGQFVRGFDMIDEMKERLEAECPGIVSCADIIAFANRDSLVYTGLPTYKVAAGRRDGLSSLAVNAKNNLPVPDTPIQEMIDMFKRKGLTLEDLVVLVGAHSIGTAHCGVVRGRLFDRNKSKEMDPNYAEQMRFMCERDDNTLPFDSVTHNKMDSQIYNQFLGKRALLESDNALAKDPHGNDIMKKMASDQAAWFQKFIRATVKMGEIEVLTGNQGEIRKQCRVVN